A region of Subtercola boreus DNA encodes the following proteins:
- a CDS encoding proline dehydrogenase family protein, translating to MTDLAPPLANAAHPAQPDALRAEAEALVPEVVAVVRRWLTESQAEPVDSSATQLAGVLRDPNGLAFTVGFVDGVVRPEDLRVAARNLAELAPKVPAFLPWYLKAAVRVGGVLAPVLPAIVVPASRTVLRRMVGHLIVDATDQKLGAAIAKIRTPGVRLNVNLLGEAVLGQHEAERRLQGTHRLLDRPDVDYVSIKVSSTVAPHSAWAFDEAVDHVVASLTPLFEKAASFETPKFINLDMEEYKDLDLTIAVFTRILDLPHLRNLEAGIVLQAYLPDAVAAMVRLQEWSATRRASGGAAIKVRIVKGANLSMELVEASLHDWPVATWSTKRDSDTNYKRLIGYALRPEHIGNVRIGVAGHNLFDLAFAWLLAKQRGVEGGIEFEMLLGMAQGQAEAVKRDVGGLLLYTPVVHPKEFDVAIAYLIRRLEEGASQDNFMSAVFELTENEALFERERQRFVSSLELLDESIPEPRRTQNRATEEHPTANVPQPFENTPDTDPALPANRAWGRDILSRVEASVLGVAGVAQTTLTSEAELDAVLADARQNAPAWAGLGGAARAVILNRAADRLAERRADLLEVMASETGKTLDQADPEVSEAIDFARFYAELAPELDHVDGATFVPAGLTVVSPPWNFPVAIPAGSTLAALAAGSSVVIKPAPQAARCGAVLVEALWQAGVPREVLKLVNVDEQQLGRQLIADPRVDRVILTGAFETAELFRSFRPDLPLLAETSGKNAIIVTPSADFDLAVKDVVSSAFGHAGQKCSAASLVILVGSAASSERFNNQLVDAVRALKVGYPADPTTQMGPIIEPAGGKLLDALTTLQPGEHWAVEPKQLDESGRLWSAGLRTGVARGSQFHLTEYFGPVLGIMTAATIEEAIAIQNEVDYGLTAGLHSLDPEELRLWLDTVQAGNLYVNRGTTGAIVRRQPFGGWKKSAVGAGTKAGGPNYLVGLGAWLPAETTDAGTASSAAGSAGASDSDFLARSQASDRAAWDSEFGRSHDSSALTAERNVFRYRPLPVTVRLSDGEPVELLLRVLSAAATAGAPLEVSSALEVPKEALRKVLGAATADALAVRVERDEQWLARASTLRAQRVRLIGGSRSALADATGGRPDLAIYDNPVTSVGRLELLPFLHEQAVSITRHRFGAPSTLSDDVI from the coding sequence ATGACCGACCTCGCACCTCCCCTTGCGAACGCGGCGCATCCCGCCCAGCCCGACGCGCTGCGCGCCGAGGCGGAAGCCCTGGTCCCCGAGGTCGTCGCGGTGGTCAGGCGCTGGCTCACCGAGTCGCAGGCCGAGCCCGTCGACTCTTCCGCGACCCAGCTCGCCGGGGTGCTCAGGGATCCGAACGGCCTGGCCTTCACGGTCGGCTTCGTCGACGGCGTCGTGCGCCCCGAAGACCTCCGCGTCGCCGCTCGCAATCTCGCGGAGCTCGCGCCGAAGGTGCCGGCATTCCTGCCGTGGTACCTGAAGGCCGCTGTGCGCGTCGGCGGCGTCCTGGCGCCGGTGCTCCCCGCCATCGTCGTCCCCGCGAGCCGTACGGTGCTGCGCCGGATGGTCGGGCACCTCATCGTCGATGCGACAGACCAGAAACTGGGTGCTGCCATCGCGAAGATCAGGACACCGGGCGTGAGGCTGAACGTCAACCTGCTCGGCGAGGCCGTTCTCGGGCAGCACGAGGCCGAGCGGCGGCTGCAAGGCACGCACCGTCTGCTCGACCGTCCCGATGTGGACTATGTCTCGATCAAGGTCTCCTCGACGGTCGCACCGCACTCCGCCTGGGCGTTCGACGAGGCCGTCGACCATGTCGTGGCGAGCCTGACCCCGTTGTTCGAGAAGGCGGCATCGTTCGAGACGCCGAAATTCATCAACCTCGACATGGAGGAGTACAAAGACCTCGACCTGACCATCGCGGTCTTCACGCGCATCCTCGACCTGCCTCACCTGAGGAACCTGGAGGCCGGCATCGTGCTGCAGGCCTACCTGCCCGATGCGGTGGCCGCGATGGTGCGCCTGCAGGAGTGGTCTGCCACGCGGCGCGCGAGCGGCGGCGCGGCCATCAAGGTACGTATCGTGAAGGGCGCGAACCTCTCGATGGAGCTCGTCGAGGCGTCTCTGCACGACTGGCCCGTCGCGACCTGGAGCACGAAGCGGGACTCGGACACGAACTACAAGCGCCTGATCGGCTACGCACTCCGCCCCGAGCACATCGGCAACGTGCGGATCGGCGTCGCCGGCCACAACCTGTTCGACCTCGCCTTCGCCTGGCTTCTCGCGAAGCAGCGCGGCGTCGAGGGCGGCATCGAGTTCGAGATGCTGCTCGGCATGGCCCAGGGCCAGGCCGAAGCGGTGAAACGCGATGTCGGAGGGCTGCTGCTCTACACGCCGGTCGTTCATCCGAAGGAGTTCGACGTGGCGATCGCCTACCTGATCCGCCGCCTCGAGGAGGGTGCCAGCCAGGACAACTTCATGTCGGCCGTGTTCGAGCTGACCGAGAACGAGGCTCTGTTCGAGCGGGAGCGGCAGCGCTTCGTGAGCTCGCTCGAGCTGCTCGACGAGAGCATCCCTGAGCCGCGGCGGACACAGAACCGAGCGACCGAGGAGCACCCGACCGCAAACGTGCCGCAGCCGTTCGAGAACACCCCCGACACCGATCCCGCACTGCCGGCGAACCGGGCGTGGGGGCGCGACATCCTGTCCCGCGTCGAGGCCTCGGTGCTGGGCGTCGCGGGTGTCGCCCAGACGACGCTCACGAGCGAGGCCGAGCTCGACGCCGTGCTCGCGGATGCCCGGCAGAACGCCCCCGCGTGGGCCGGTCTCGGCGGGGCCGCCCGGGCGGTCATCCTGAACCGTGCCGCCGACCGGCTCGCCGAACGCCGCGCCGACCTGCTCGAGGTGATGGCCAGCGAGACCGGGAAGACGCTCGACCAAGCCGACCCCGAGGTCAGCGAGGCCATCGACTTCGCCCGGTTCTACGCCGAGCTCGCGCCAGAGCTCGACCACGTCGACGGGGCGACCTTCGTTCCAGCCGGCTTGACCGTCGTCTCGCCGCCCTGGAACTTCCCCGTGGCGATCCCCGCCGGTTCGACACTCGCTGCCCTCGCGGCGGGATCCTCCGTCGTCATCAAACCCGCCCCGCAGGCCGCGCGCTGCGGCGCCGTGCTCGTCGAAGCCCTCTGGCAGGCCGGTGTGCCGCGCGAGGTGCTGAAGCTGGTGAACGTCGACGAGCAGCAGCTCGGTCGCCAGCTGATCGCCGACCCGCGCGTCGACCGCGTGATCCTCACGGGTGCGTTCGAGACGGCCGAGCTGTTCCGCTCGTTCCGGCCCGACCTGCCGCTGCTCGCCGAGACCAGCGGCAAGAACGCGATCATCGTGACCCCGAGCGCCGACTTCGACCTCGCCGTGAAAGACGTGGTCTCCTCGGCCTTCGGCCACGCCGGCCAGAAGTGCTCGGCCGCTTCGCTCGTCATCCTCGTGGGCTCCGCTGCGAGCTCCGAACGGTTCAACAACCAGCTGGTGGATGCCGTGCGCGCCCTGAAGGTGGGCTACCCCGCCGACCCGACCACCCAGATGGGGCCGATCATCGAACCGGCCGGCGGCAAGCTCCTGGACGCTCTCACCACCCTCCAGCCGGGTGAACACTGGGCGGTCGAACCGAAACAGCTCGACGAGTCTGGCCGACTCTGGAGCGCCGGCCTCCGCACGGGCGTCGCGCGCGGCTCGCAGTTCCACCTCACCGAGTACTTCGGGCCGGTGCTCGGCATCATGACGGCCGCCACGATCGAAGAGGCCATTGCCATCCAGAACGAGGTCGACTACGGCTTGACCGCCGGGCTGCACTCCCTCGACCCCGAAGAGCTGCGGCTCTGGCTCGACACCGTTCAGGCCGGCAACCTCTACGTGAACCGCGGCACGACCGGCGCGATCGTGCGCCGGCAGCCCTTCGGCGGCTGGAAGAAGTCCGCCGTCGGTGCGGGCACGAAGGCCGGAGGCCCGAACTACCTGGTCGGTCTCGGCGCGTGGCTGCCTGCCGAGACGACGGATGCCGGTACCGCGTCCAGTGCTGCCGGCTCGGCCGGTGCGTCTGACAGCGACTTCCTCGCCCGCTCGCAGGCGAGCGACCGCGCAGCCTGGGACTCCGAATTCGGCCGCAGCCACGACAGCTCGGCCCTGACGGCGGAGCGCAACGTGTTCCGCTACCGTCCGCTGCCCGTCACCGTTCGGCTGAGTGACGGCGAGCCCGTCGAACTGCTGCTGCGCGTCCTCTCTGCCGCGGCGACGGCAGGGGCCCCCCTCGAGGTCTCGAGTGCGCTCGAGGTGCCGAAGGAGGCTCTCCGGAAGGTGCTCGGCGCGGCGACGGCCGATGCCCTCGCCGTGCGGGTGGAGCGCGACGAGCAGTGGCTCGCCCGGGCATCCACTCTCCGCGCCCAGCGCGTGCGGCTGATCGGTGGGAGCCGGAGCGCCCTGGCAGATGCAACAGGAGGGCGACCTGACCTCGCGATCTACGACAACCCCGTGACATCCGTCGGGC
- a CDS encoding LysR family transcriptional regulator gives MLDVRRLRLLRELKLRGTLAGVAAALNQSPSSVSQQLAQLESEVGVELLRKSGRRVQLTAQAEILVGHTAAVLERLELAESELDASFSQTTGLVRIAVFQSAALALMPAALSLLAAEHPLLRVEMTQREPETALYETWARDFDLVIAEQYPGHAAPRLPELDRLNLTTDALRLAVPGVPPADPAGEAASGPAADAPDTAIPAGRGFWRITSLEQAAGAAWVMEPRGAASRHWAEQACRQAGFEPDVRFETADLQAQMRLIESGNAVALMPDLVWADRGTTAQLIDLTAAPHRTVFTSVRRASAARPGIIACREVLARVAAAQSAAAPPA, from the coding sequence GTGCTCGACGTTCGCCGCCTCCGGCTCCTCCGTGAACTGAAGCTCCGCGGAACCCTCGCGGGCGTCGCCGCCGCGCTCAACCAGAGCCCCTCCTCCGTGTCGCAACAGCTGGCACAGCTGGAATCCGAGGTCGGCGTCGAACTGCTGCGGAAGAGCGGGCGGCGGGTGCAGCTCACGGCGCAGGCCGAGATCCTCGTCGGGCACACGGCGGCCGTGCTGGAGCGGCTCGAACTCGCGGAATCCGAACTCGACGCATCGTTCAGCCAGACGACCGGGCTTGTGCGCATCGCGGTCTTCCAGTCGGCGGCGCTCGCCCTGATGCCGGCGGCGCTCAGCCTGCTCGCCGCCGAGCATCCGCTGCTGCGGGTCGAAATGACACAGCGCGAACCCGAGACCGCCCTCTACGAGACCTGGGCGCGCGACTTCGACCTCGTGATCGCCGAACAGTACCCCGGCCACGCCGCACCGCGACTGCCGGAACTCGACCGGCTGAACCTGACCACGGATGCGTTGCGGCTGGCGGTGCCGGGCGTGCCGCCCGCTGACCCGGCCGGCGAGGCCGCGTCCGGGCCGGCAGCCGACGCGCCGGACACTGCCATCCCGGCCGGCCGCGGGTTCTGGCGCATCACCTCCCTCGAGCAGGCCGCGGGGGCGGCCTGGGTCATGGAACCGCGCGGTGCGGCATCCAGGCACTGGGCGGAGCAGGCCTGCCGCCAGGCCGGCTTCGAACCCGATGTGCGCTTCGAGACCGCCGACCTGCAGGCCCAGATGCGCCTCATCGAGTCGGGCAATGCCGTGGCCCTCATGCCCGATCTGGTCTGGGCCGACCGCGGCACGACGGCCCAGCTCATCGACCTGACGGCCGCCCCGCACCGCACCGTATTCACCTCCGTGCGCCGCGCGAGCGCTGCCCGCCCCGGCATCATCGCCTGCCGCGAGGTGCTGGCGCGGGTGGCTGCCGCGCAGTCCGCCGCGGCGCCTCCGGCCTAG
- a CDS encoding ABC transporter permease, which produces MLPSDVTGSPETSRAPSAGTTTRRRSAGWSLLGSELAVLFRRRRTWVMLLALALIPVLVAVAVRISSAGSSGRGPAFIDQISQNGLFVALVALTICIPLFLPLTVGVVAGDTIAGEANLGTLRYLLVSPVGRARLLLVKFVAAMAFCLAAAVVVVLAGVLIGAALFPVGPVTLLSGDTIGIGEAALRALLIAGYVTVSLLGLTAIGLFISTLTDIPVGAMAATVVISIVSQVLDSLPQLDALHPWLFSHYWLDFADLLRQPVEWSSFGTNALLQLAYVAVFGALAYGRFASKDVLS; this is translated from the coding sequence ATGTTGCCCAGTGACGTGACCGGCTCCCCCGAGACATCCAGAGCCCCCTCGGCAGGCACGACCACCCGACGCCGCTCGGCGGGCTGGTCGCTTCTGGGGTCGGAACTCGCTGTGCTGTTCCGTCGGCGGCGCACGTGGGTGATGCTGCTGGCGCTCGCGCTCATCCCCGTACTCGTTGCGGTCGCCGTGAGGATCTCCTCAGCCGGCTCCTCCGGGCGCGGCCCCGCCTTCATCGACCAGATCAGCCAGAACGGGTTGTTCGTGGCGCTCGTGGCGCTGACGATCTGCATCCCCCTCTTCCTGCCACTCACGGTCGGCGTCGTCGCGGGCGACACCATCGCGGGCGAGGCGAACCTCGGAACACTGCGCTACCTGCTGGTCTCCCCCGTCGGGAGGGCCCGTCTGCTGCTGGTGAAGTTCGTGGCGGCGATGGCGTTCTGCCTGGCGGCGGCCGTCGTCGTCGTGCTCGCCGGGGTGCTCATCGGCGCAGCGCTGTTCCCAGTCGGGCCGGTGACGCTGCTCTCAGGCGACACCATCGGCATCGGCGAGGCAGCCCTCCGAGCGCTGCTCATCGCCGGTTACGTGACGGTGTCCCTGCTCGGGCTCACCGCGATCGGGCTGTTCATCTCGACGCTCACGGACATCCCCGTGGGAGCCATGGCCGCGACCGTCGTCATCTCGATCGTGTCGCAGGTGCTGGACTCGCTGCCGCAACTCGACGCCCTCCACCCGTGGCTGTTCAGCCACTACTGGCTCGACTTCGCCGACCTGCTGCGCCAGCCCGTCGAGTGGTCGTCGTTCGGAACGAACGCGCTGCTGCAGTTGGCCTACGTTGCCGTGTTCGGTGCGCTCGCCTACGGCCGCTTCGCGTCGAAGGATGTGCTGTCGTAG
- a CDS encoding ABC transporter ATP-binding protein, translating into MTSGPGAAEPTGIRAAELAIETSGLTKVFGRQTVVNGIDLAVPRGSVFGFLGPNGSGKTTSIRMLLGLAAATSGDISLLGQRMPARAGSVLPRVGALIEGPGFYPFLSGAANLRRLDSADRFASRSTRTSRVTEALERVGLSHAAGKKVRAYSLGMKQRLGIANALLTPRDLIVLDEPTNGLDPQGTREVRNLVRSLMAEGTTVFVSSHLLAEIEQMCTHAAVMRAGTLVAQGSLDELRQAGQARVRVLTPDPGAARQVLAGLGLVADPDARDEHPLDGESVTAPLGDGPLDPSRIVAALVAADVRVRGFAVERATLEDLFVALTGEGFDVAQ; encoded by the coding sequence TTGACCTCAGGGCCCGGCGCGGCCGAGCCCACGGGCATCCGGGCGGCCGAACTCGCCATCGAGACGAGCGGCCTCACGAAGGTGTTCGGCAGGCAGACCGTCGTGAACGGCATCGATCTCGCCGTGCCGCGCGGTTCGGTGTTCGGCTTCCTCGGCCCCAACGGGTCGGGCAAGACCACGAGCATCCGGATGCTGCTCGGCCTCGCCGCGGCCACGAGCGGCGACATCAGCCTGCTCGGGCAGCGGATGCCGGCGCGCGCGGGCTCTGTGCTGCCACGCGTCGGGGCGTTGATCGAGGGGCCGGGCTTCTACCCGTTCCTCTCGGGTGCGGCGAACCTCCGCCGGCTCGACAGCGCAGACCGGTTCGCCTCCCGCTCCACGCGCACGTCCCGCGTCACCGAGGCGCTCGAACGGGTCGGTCTCAGCCACGCGGCCGGCAAGAAAGTCCGCGCCTACTCTCTCGGCATGAAGCAGCGCCTCGGCATTGCGAACGCGCTGCTCACCCCGCGCGACCTGATCGTGCTCGACGAACCGACGAACGGCCTCGACCCGCAGGGCACCCGCGAGGTGCGGAACCTCGTGCGCTCGCTGATGGCGGAGGGCACGACCGTCTTCGTCTCCAGCCACCTGCTCGCCGAGATCGAGCAGATGTGCACGCATGCGGCGGTGATGCGTGCGGGCACCCTCGTCGCGCAGGGCAGCCTCGACGAGCTTCGGCAGGCCGGCCAGGCGCGTGTGCGCGTGCTGACACCCGACCCGGGAGCGGCGCGGCAGGTGCTGGCGGGGCTGGGCCTGGTGGCTGATCCGGATGCCCGGGACGAACACCCTCTCGACGGGGAGAGCGTGACCGCCCCACTCGGCGACGGGCCGCTCGATCCCTCCCGCATCGTCGCGGCCCTGGTCGCGGCCGACGTGCGCGTCCGCGGCTTCGCGGTGGAACGTGCCACCCTCGAAGACCTCTTCGTGGCACTCACCGGGGAGGGGTTCGATGTTGCCCAGTGA
- a CDS encoding DUF2092 domain-containing protein yields the protein MSKVWKRWIPAAVVGVVVAGAAVAVPLSAGAAGALPTKSAEEVLALVAGSSVTGFSGTVEQTSDLGLPSLPAGAGSASGSSEGSSDSSAAAASSALELLTGSHTARVYVDTSNGAGNLRVQVLDQLAERDVIRSGDSLWLYDSAKQTAVHATAASTSAPDADPTSPAETATPQQLAQKFLAAADSTTDVTVGGDVTVAGRSAYDLVLTPQSGSTLVGAVSIAVDSATGLPLRVEVTAAGAADPAFSSSFTALDLSTPPADLFSFTPPAGTTVTEKTVPSGAASTAPANPAQEQYAHVPDASKPVVTGSGWSSIVEIPAGSDSSALTSSPLLAQLTTPVAGGNLLSTTLLNVFVASDGRVFAGSVPAEALEAAAAQ from the coding sequence ATGAGCAAGGTCTGGAAGCGGTGGATCCCCGCGGCGGTCGTGGGCGTGGTCGTGGCGGGAGCGGCCGTCGCCGTGCCGCTGTCGGCCGGGGCGGCAGGCGCGCTCCCCACGAAGTCGGCGGAGGAGGTGCTGGCGCTGGTCGCGGGCAGCTCCGTGACGGGTTTCTCGGGCACGGTGGAGCAGACGTCCGACCTCGGGTTGCCGTCGCTTCCGGCTGGCGCGGGCTCCGCGTCGGGCTCGTCTGAAGGTTCCTCCGACAGCAGTGCCGCTGCGGCATCCAGTGCCCTCGAACTGCTCACCGGATCCCATACGGCCCGCGTCTATGTCGACACCTCGAACGGGGCCGGCAACCTGCGCGTGCAGGTGCTCGACCAGCTCGCCGAGCGTGACGTCATCCGGTCGGGCGACTCGCTCTGGCTGTACGACTCGGCCAAGCAGACCGCCGTGCACGCGACGGCCGCGTCGACTTCCGCTCCGGATGCCGACCCCACCAGCCCCGCAGAGACTGCCACACCGCAGCAGCTGGCCCAGAAGTTCCTCGCAGCCGCAGACTCGACCACCGACGTCACGGTCGGCGGAGACGTGACCGTCGCCGGCCGCAGCGCCTACGACCTCGTTCTGACACCGCAGTCGGGCAGCACCCTTGTCGGGGCCGTCTCGATCGCGGTGGACTCCGCAACCGGCCTCCCGCTCCGCGTCGAGGTGACTGCGGCGGGCGCCGCCGACCCTGCGTTCTCGAGTTCGTTCACCGCGCTCGACCTGTCGACCCCGCCGGCGGACCTCTTCTCGTTCACGCCCCCGGCGGGAACGACCGTGACGGAGAAGACGGTGCCGTCCGGCGCGGCATCCACGGCACCCGCGAACCCTGCCCAGGAACAGTACGCCCACGTTCCTGACGCGTCGAAGCCCGTCGTGACGGGCAGCGGGTGGAGTTCGATCGTCGAGATCCCCGCCGGATCCGACTCCTCCGCACTCACCTCCTCACCGCTCCTCGCCCAGCTGACCACACCGGTCGCGGGCGGCAACCTGCTCTCGACCACCCTGCTGAACGTGTTCGTGGCGAGCGACGGGCGGGTGTTCGCGGGCTCCGTTCCGGCGGAGGCCCTCGAGGCCGCTGCCGCGCAGTGA
- a CDS encoding HpcH/HpaI aldolase/citrate lyase family protein, with translation MTYLPEHARDADTTTDEVSAEIARSWLLVNATKTETFDAAAASRADQVILDIEDAVDPAAKPTARGDVADWLQGGGSAWVRINDRTTDFWSGDVDALKGVPGLRGVMLAKAESGAHVTETFDRLGGSTPVIALIESALGIEEARSIAEARGAFRLAFGSGDYRRDTGTGADDLAMAYPRSRLVVASRIGKLPGPIDGPTVGSSHPVLREQSALAVTLGLTGKLCLDVEQLPVINEVISPTRSDATWARDFLADFESRGRVIRDGSDLPRLGRAQKIDKLAQAFGIRPL, from the coding sequence ATGACGTACCTGCCCGAGCACGCGAGAGACGCCGACACCACGACCGACGAGGTCTCCGCGGAGATCGCCCGTTCCTGGCTGCTCGTCAACGCGACGAAGACCGAGACGTTCGACGCCGCAGCTGCGTCGAGGGCCGACCAGGTCATCCTCGACATCGAAGACGCCGTCGACCCGGCCGCCAAACCCACCGCCCGTGGCGATGTCGCCGACTGGCTGCAGGGCGGCGGGAGCGCCTGGGTGCGCATCAACGACCGCACGACCGACTTCTGGTCGGGCGATGTGGATGCTCTGAAGGGCGTCCCCGGACTCCGCGGCGTCATGCTCGCCAAAGCCGAATCCGGCGCGCACGTGACCGAGACCTTCGACCGCCTCGGCGGCAGCACCCCCGTCATCGCGCTGATCGAGTCGGCGCTCGGCATCGAGGAGGCGCGCTCCATCGCCGAGGCGCGCGGGGCGTTCCGGCTCGCGTTCGGGAGCGGTGACTACCGCCGCGACACCGGCACCGGCGCCGACGACCTCGCGATGGCGTACCCGCGCTCCCGCCTCGTGGTGGCCAGCCGCATCGGCAAGCTCCCGGGCCCGATCGACGGGCCGACCGTCGGCTCGAGCCACCCGGTGCTCCGCGAGCAGTCGGCGCTCGCCGTGACCCTGGGCCTCACGGGCAAGCTCTGCCTCGACGTCGAACAGCTGCCGGTGATCAACGAGGTCATCAGCCCGACCCGCTCGGACGCCACCTGGGCCCGCGACTTCCTCGCCGACTTCGAGTCGCGTGGGCGGGTCATCCGTGACGGCAGCGACCTGCCGCGCCTCGGCCGTGCGCAGAAGATCGACAAGCTGGCGCAGGCGTTCGGCATCCGCCCGCTCTAG
- a CDS encoding thioredoxin, which yields MPADAVGRVNIRLYTSSFCGACSQARVVVDQAAALVGAARVTEVNVAFHPDDAERAAIAATPTIVLENAAGTEVFRAEGVPTLHQVLAALALAV from the coding sequence ATGCCCGCCGACGCTGTAGGAAGGGTGAACATCCGCCTCTACACCTCGTCGTTCTGCGGAGCCTGCAGCCAGGCACGTGTCGTCGTCGACCAGGCCGCCGCGCTGGTGGGTGCCGCCCGCGTGACCGAGGTCAACGTCGCGTTCCACCCGGATGACGCGGAGCGTGCTGCCATCGCAGCGACTCCGACGATCGTGCTGGAGAACGCCGCGGGCACCGAGGTCTTCCGCGCGGAGGGCGTGCCGACCCTCCACCAGGTTCTCGCAGCCCTGGCCCTCGCCGTCTGA
- a CDS encoding dihydrofolate reductase, with protein sequence MPWHLPEDLAHFRELTSGDAGAHAGTADRGAAGRGASGRGAADRGAAGRGASDRGATVVMGRRTWESLPERFRPLPGRRNLVLTRNAAWAAEGAERVATLDAAVAAAGAAGGGAASGGAARGGSARGGSAGRTEAGDGATLWVIGGGELYRLAAASQLATRLEVTELDLGIKGDTFAPAIDASWLRAASTPWLESRTGIRYRFVSYAR encoded by the coding sequence ATGCCGTGGCATCTGCCGGAGGATCTGGCACACTTCCGCGAGCTGACGTCCGGCGATGCGGGCGCTCACGCGGGCACGGCAGACAGGGGCGCGGCCGGCAGGGGTGCGTCCGGCAGGGGTGCGGCCGACAGGGGCGCGGCCGGCAGGGGTGCGTCCGACAGGGGCGCGACCGTCGTCATGGGGCGGCGCACCTGGGAGTCGCTGCCGGAGCGGTTCCGCCCGCTGCCGGGGCGGCGCAACCTCGTGCTGACGCGGAACGCCGCCTGGGCGGCGGAGGGCGCCGAGCGGGTGGCGACGCTCGACGCAGCCGTAGCGGCGGCCGGGGCGGCCGGGGGCGGGGCGGCCAGTGGCGGCGCCGCGCGTGGCGGCTCCGCGCGTGGCGGCTCCGCCGGTCGAACGGAGGCGGGCGACGGGGCGACGCTGTGGGTGATCGGCGGCGGCGAGCTCTACCGGCTGGCGGCGGCGTCTCAGCTCGCGACCCGGCTCGAGGTCACCGAGCTCGACCTCGGCATCAAGGGCGACACCTTCGCTCCGGCGATCGACGCGTCCTGGCTCCGCGCCGCATCGACCCCCTGGCTGGAGTCCCGCACGGGCATCCGGTACCGCTTCGTCAGCTACGCCCGCTGA
- a CDS encoding thymidylate synthase: MNTSLSTPYEDLLRHTLATGVAKSDRTGTGTTSVFGAQLRFDLREGFPLITTKRVHFKSIAYELLWFLRGESNIRFLKDAGVTIWDEWADADGELGPVYGVQWRSWPSPTGEHIDQISQVINTIRTDPDSRRMIVSAWNVAEIPQMALAPCHAFFQFYVADGRLSCQLYQRSADLFLGVPFNIASYALLTHLVAAQTGLEVGDFVWTGGDCHIYDNHREQVAEQLTREPFPLPTLSLARVPESIFDYTYDDLEVVDYQHHPAIKAPVAV, encoded by the coding sequence ATGAATACGTCGCTGAGTACTCCCTATGAAGATCTGCTTCGCCACACGCTGGCGACCGGCGTCGCCAAATCCGATCGCACCGGAACGGGCACCACGAGCGTCTTCGGCGCCCAGTTGCGGTTCGATCTCCGCGAGGGATTCCCGCTGATCACAACGAAGCGCGTGCACTTCAAGTCGATCGCGTACGAGTTGCTCTGGTTCCTGCGGGGCGAATCGAACATCCGGTTCCTGAAAGACGCCGGGGTGACCATCTGGGACGAGTGGGCCGACGCCGACGGGGAGCTCGGGCCGGTCTACGGGGTGCAGTGGCGGTCGTGGCCATCGCCCACGGGCGAGCACATCGACCAGATCAGCCAGGTCATCAACACCATCAGGACCGATCCGGATTCACGGCGGATGATCGTGTCGGCCTGGAACGTCGCCGAGATCCCGCAGATGGCCCTCGCGCCCTGCCACGCGTTCTTCCAGTTCTACGTCGCCGACGGCCGGCTCTCCTGCCAGCTCTACCAGCGGAGCGCCGACCTCTTCCTCGGTGTTCCGTTCAACATCGCCTCGTACGCGCTGCTGACCCACCTCGTTGCCGCGCAGACCGGGCTCGAGGTCGGCGACTTCGTCTGGACCGGCGGCGACTGCCACATCTACGACAACCACCGCGAACAGGTCGCCGAGCAACTCACGCGCGAGCCGTTCCCCCTCCCCACCCTGTCGCTCGCCCGGGTGCCGGAGAGCATCTTCGACTACACGTACGACGATCTCGAGGTGGTCGACTACCAGCACCACCCGGCGATCAAAGCGCCCGTGGCGGTGTGA
- a CDS encoding EthD family reductase: MPTKITVIYDNPTDPEAFEAAYADGHVALAKKLPGITRFESSKVWPKEDGSATPAYRMLDLYFDDYDAASAAVATAEAGELFPSVFGLATGGVRILFSDIEEG; the protein is encoded by the coding sequence ATGCCAACGAAAATCACCGTGATCTATGACAATCCGACCGACCCCGAGGCCTTCGAGGCCGCCTACGCCGATGGTCACGTCGCGCTGGCGAAGAAGCTCCCCGGCATCACCCGCTTCGAGAGCTCGAAGGTGTGGCCGAAGGAGGACGGTTCGGCCACTCCGGCCTACCGGATGCTCGACCTCTACTTCGACGACTACGACGCCGCCAGCGCGGCCGTCGCCACGGCTGAGGCGGGCGAACTGTTCCCGTCGGTCTTCGGTCTCGCGACCGGTGGCGTGCGCATCCTGTTCTCCGACATCGAAGAGGGCTGA